Within the Candidatus Bipolaricaulota bacterium genome, the region ATGAGTTTTTCCATCACGGTGGACAGCCGCCTCGCTCCGATGTTCTCGGTCGTCTGGTTGAGCTCGTAGGCGATCCGCGCGATCTCCTCGATTGCGTCGTCGGTGAACTTGAGTGTCACCCCTTCGACGGCGAGCAGGGCCTGGTATTGCTTGACGAGCGCGTCCTTCGGCTCGCGCAGGATGCGCACGAAGTCAGCGGCAGTGAGGCTTGAGAGCTCGACGCGAATCGGGAGTCGCCCCTGCAGCTCGGGGATGAGGTCGGACGGCTTGGACATGTTGAACGCCCCGGCGGCGATGAACAGGATGTTTTCCGTGGTGACGGTCCCGTATCGGGTGCGGACGGTGGTCCCCTCGAGAAGCGGCAATAGGTCGCGCTGCACCCCCTGGCGGGAGACCCCGGGCCCGCCGGTCTCCTCCCGGCCCCCGGCGGCGATCTTGTCGATCTCGTCGATGAAGATGATCCCCATCTCCTCGGCGAGGTCGAGCCCGCGCTGGCGCACGTCCTCCATGTTGATCAGCCGGTCGAGTGCCTGGTCGAACAGGATCGGGCGGGCGTCCTTGATCCGCATCTTCCTCCGCTTGCGGGACGGGGGGAGGAGCCCGGAGAGCATGTCCCCCATGTCGATCCCCATCTGGTCCATCCCGTCCTGGGTGAACACCTCGATCTGGGGGATCATCTGCTCCTCGACCGTGATTTCAACCACACGCTCCTCGAGCTCGCCCTCCTGCAGCTTCTCCCGCAGCTTCTCCCTGGTCTTGCGCGCGCTCTCCCTCCGCTCGGGGTCGGTCTCCTCCGACAGGGGGAGGAGAGCATCGAGGAGCTCCTCGTCTACGAGCCTCTCCGCCTCCTCTTCGACGCGGATGACCTCCTCCTCGCGTACCATGTCGATCGCCATATCGACCAGGTCGCGCACCATCGATTCCACGTCCCGGCCGACGTATCCGACCTCGGTGAACTTGGTCGCCTCCACCTTGACGAACGGACAGGCGGTCAGCCGGGCGAGCCGGCGCGAGATCTCGGTCTTCCCGACTCCGGTCGGGCCGATCATCAGGATGTTCTTCGGCTTGATCTCCTCGCGGATCTCCCCTCTGACGAGCTGGCGCCGCATCCGGTTGCGCAGGGCGATCGCCACCGAGCGCTTCGCCTCGGCCTGACCGACGATGTACTTGTCGAGCTCGGCCACGATCTGCCGCGGTGTTAGACCGACCGGACCCGGGTCAGAGCGCTCGACAATCCCTGCCATCACCAGCTCACCTCCTCCAGGGTGATTCGCTCGTTGGTGTAGATATCGATCGCTGCGGCGATCTCGAGCGACCTTCTCGCCACCTCGACGATCGTGATCCCGCCGACAGACAAGAACGCCCGCGCTGCGGCAAGGGCGTACGGCCCCCCTGAGCCGATCCCGATCACCCCTTCGTCCGGTTCGAGGACGTCCCCCGCCCCGGAGATCATCAGCAGTCCCTCGGAGCTCGCCGCGACCAGGACCGCCTCCAGATGCCGCAACACCCGGTCGGTCCGCCACTCCTTGGTCAGCTCCACTGCCGAGCGTTTCAGGCGGCCGTCGTACTTGGCGAGCTTCCCCTCGAACTTGTCGAGCAGGGCGAGGCAGTCGGCGGTCGCACCGGCGAACCCGACGAGGACCTTGTCCTCAAACAGCCGATACACCTTCTTGGTGTTCGACTTTATCACCGTGGTATCCAGGGTCGCCTGCCCGTCGCTTGCGATGACGGCGCGGTGCTCGGCCTCGGAACGGATGGCAATGATCGTGGTGGATCTCAGATTTCGCATGGGCGCATCATTCTATCCCGCGCGGTCATCCCCTGCAACCGGATCGAACCGGCAGCCGGGGCAGAGATCCCCCTCCCCGAGGAAGACCGCACCGCACCGGGAGCAGCGCTTTCCTCCAGCGGCGAGGAGCGACTCCTCGCGCCGGCGCAGGGTGAGGTACAGCCGCTCGAACGAGCGGCGCAGCTTGCGATCGGAAATCGCCTTGAACAGATCGCGTGCCTCATCCCGCGCCTGCGGCGGGAGCTTCACCGGCGGCACCTCCCGCGGCGCGGAAAACCTTCCCGGGACGAACTTGATCTCTTCCACGAGCTGCTCACCACAGCGTTCGTTCAGGCGCGCGATGTAGTTTCCTCTGAGGAGAGCCAATTCCTGGGCGACACTCGGAGAGGAGACCTTTACCGTCAATCGCCCGCTGCGGAACTCCACCGCCTCAGTAAGCCGGGCGATCTGTGTTCCCACTACCGCTGGCCAAAGTGCAATCACGCGTTGGCGCTCGAATTCCTCAGCAAGGTTGTACCGTCGCAGTACTTCTTTTACCCAGTTCATGTAAAAGACTTGTGGGAGTAGCTGAGGGGACGTTTGTCTGTGGAAAACGCCGCGAATGTCGACTCGGTCCGGCTTGTCCCCTGTGGAAAACCCTGTGGATACCCTGTGTATAACTGTGGAAAACAGTGGACATCGGCTGTGGAGAACTTGGCCTGCGTTTTTCCACCTGACTTTTCCACAGGGAAGCGCTCTTTTCCACCCCTTTTCCGCCCCTTTTCCCCAGGGTTTTCCACAGGCTGGGGCGAAGTTTTCCCCGCTTGAAATCCGCTTTTTATGGGGTTTTTAGCGCTCAAGAGACTGTAAACCGGGCCCGCAGGGACTCCTCGATCTCCCGGATCTCGGCGTGGAGGAGCGGCATCTCCTCGATGAGGGACTTGATCTTCATGTAGGAGTGCATGATCGTCGTGTGATCGCGGTTTCCGAAGTGCCTTCCGATCGTGGGAAACGATTGGTTTGTCAGCTCGCGCGTGAGGTAGATCGCGATATGCCGCGCCTGGGAGATCTCCTTCTTGCGACTCGATCCCTCAAGGTCGCGCCGTTTCAGATGATACCTGGCTGCGACCTCGTCCTTGATGTGCTCCGCGGTCAGCCGCTCCCGCTTCCCCTCCTCGGGAAGGATATCCTCCAGCGTCTTTGGGGTAAGGGTAAGTCCTTCCAGTTCAGCGGAGGCGATCGCCTTGATCAACGCCCCTTCCAGGGCGCGGACGTTGGATGAGATCCGGCTTGCGATCAGTTCGAGGATTGAGTCGTCGACGGCGAGGCCGCGGTGCTGTGCCTTCTCGCGCAGGATCGCCATCCTGGTCTCGAAATCCGGAGGTTGAATATCGGCGACCAGCCCCCACCGGAACCGGGAAACCAGCCGCTCCTGCAGCCCGGAGAGCTCCTCCGGCGGGCGGTCGCTCGACAGGACGATCTGCTTCTCGCTTCCGTACAGCTCGTTAAACGTGTGAAACAGCTCCTCCTGCGTCGCTTCTTTCCCCTGGAGGAAGTGGACGTCGTCGATCAGGAGGAGGTCGATCCGTCGGTACTTCTCCCGGAACGCGGAGGTCGTGTTGCTTCGGATCGCGTTGATCAGTTCGATTGCGAACCGCTCTGAGGTCGTGTAGACCACTGCCATCGGCTCTCCGGAATTGAGGACGTAGTTTCCGATCGCCTGGAGGAGGTGAGTCTTCCCTAACCCGACGCTCCCGTAGATGAACAGGGGGTTGTACGCCTTCCCCGGCGCCTCCGCGACCGCCATCGACGCGGCGTAGGCGAGGTGGTTGTTCTTCCCGCGCACGAACTGCTCGAAGGTGTAGTCCGGGTTGAGCGGGAGGGTTTCTCCGCGTGGCCGTGCGGAGACAGCGTTCGGCTCGATCACCGGAGGGGCGAGGTCGTCCTCGGCAGCGGGGACGATCTCGAAATCGACCCGTAACCCGTCTCCACCGACCTCCTTTCCCAGGCGGTCGATGAGTTCACGGTAGCGGCGCTCGATCCCTCCCTTGGTGAAGCTGTCCGGAACGGCGACGACCAGGCTTCCGTTCTCCATCCGCAGCGGACGTGTCCCCCGGAACCACGTCTCGAAGCTGGCGCGGGGGATCTCCTGTTGCAATCCAGATAGGATGCTCTCCCAGACGGTCGCGGGATTGTCGTTCATCGGATGCCCCTCATCACTCAAGATAACGGATCGAACCCTCCCCCGTCAAGGGAAAGCCTGTGCCGAGGCCCAGATTCGAACTGGGGACACCGGCCTTTTCAGGGCCGTGCTCTACCACCTGAGCTACCTCGGCGCGGCGGGGACGACCGGATTTGAACCGGCGATCTCTGGAGTGACAATCCAGCGTCCTAGACCAGACTAGACCACGCCCCCGTAAACTCATGCCGCTGGGCGAGACAGGACTCGAACCTGTGACCTTCCGGATGTAAGCCGGATGCTCTCCCAGCTGAGCTACTCGCCCATTATATTTTCCACTCACTGGGTCCGCAAGCCTCAGCGTCCCCAAGGGGATTTGAACCCCTGCCGCCGGGATGAAAACCCGGTATCCTAGGCCGCTAGATGATGGGGACGGATTTCATGGGATGGGTCGTGCTGGATTCGAACCAGCGACTCCCTGATTAAAAGTCAGGTGCTCTAACCCCTGAGCTAACGACCCACTACTCCTCTGGGTCGTGCAGGACTCGAACCTGCAACCGACGGATTAAGAGTCCGTTGCTCTGCCAGTTGAGCTAACGACCCGAGCAATTCGATGTTAAAAGATACGCAGTTTCGTGTCAAGGTAAAGGGGGGATCACGAAGCACTTGCCCACCGGCGGGGCGGATTCTGCTTCCGCTGGTCGAGTTCGCCGCCCGCTTCGGTGGTGAGAAAACTCAACTCGTCCGGACAAACCGCCCCGCGCTTACGTGATCACCAGGCTCTCCTGCCGCACCCCTTTTAGACAGATAACCGCCTTAACTCGGATTAAAGGGGTACACCCATACTATCTTCCCAAGAGGGTCGACCTCGATCACCCGGTGGTTTCCGGAGTCTGAGATCAAAGTGTTTCCGTTTGACAAGCGGTCGGCCTCGTAGGGCATCTGCAGGTCGCGGAACTCCCACACTACATCGCCTTCTGGCGTTACTTCGATCACTCGCCCGTTCTTGGAGTCGGTGATCAGGGTGTTTCCGTTCGCCAATCTATCGGCGTCCCTGGGCCAGTTGAGCGCCCTTGCGCCCTGGGGGCAGTACTCCCAGACCACTTTTCCCGCCGGGGAGACCTCAAGGATACGGTTGTTGTTCGAGTCGGCGATGATGACATCGCCGTTGGGAAGGAGATCGGCGTTGTGCGGCGTGCGCAGGTGGGCCCCGTCATTGCCAGGGACGCTGGTCTCGCCGAACTGCCACTTCACCTGCCCAGAACGGTCGATCACCAGGACCCGGTGATTG harbors:
- the dnaA gene encoding chromosomal replication initiator protein DnaA, which produces MNDNPATVWESILSGLQQEIPRASFETWFRGTRPLRMENGSLVVAVPDSFTKGGIERRYRELIDRLGKEVGGDGLRVDFEIVPAAEDDLAPPVIEPNAVSARPRGETLPLNPDYTFEQFVRGKNNHLAYAASMAVAEAPGKAYNPLFIYGSVGLGKTHLLQAIGNYVLNSGEPMAVVYTTSERFAIELINAIRSNTTSAFREKYRRIDLLLIDDVHFLQGKEATQEELFHTFNELYGSEKQIVLSSDRPPEELSGLQERLVSRFRWGLVADIQPPDFETRMAILREKAQHRGLAVDDSILELIASRISSNVRALEGALIKAIASAELEGLTLTPKTLEDILPEEGKRERLTAEHIKDEVAARYHLKRRDLEGSSRKKEISQARHIAIYLTRELTNQSFPTIGRHFGNRDHTTIMHSYMKIKSLIEEMPLLHAEIREIEESLRARFTVS
- the hslU gene encoding ATP-dependent protease ATPase subunit HslU encodes the protein MAGIVERSDPGPVGLTPRQIVAELDKYIVGQAEAKRSVAIALRNRMRRQLVRGEIREEIKPKNILMIGPTGVGKTEISRRLARLTACPFVKVEATKFTEVGYVGRDVESMVRDLVDMAIDMVREEEVIRVEEEAERLVDEELLDALLPLSEETDPERRESARKTREKLREKLQEGELEERVVEITVEEQMIPQIEVFTQDGMDQMGIDMGDMLSGLLPPSRKRRKMRIKDARPILFDQALDRLINMEDVRQRGLDLAEEMGIIFIDEIDKIAAGGREETGGPGVSRQGVQRDLLPLLEGTTVRTRYGTVTTENILFIAAGAFNMSKPSDLIPELQGRLPIRVELSSLTAADFVRILREPKDALVKQYQALLAVEGVTLKFTDDAIEEIARIAYELNQTTENIGARRLSTVMEKLMEEISFSADEHSGETITIDRDYVLKRLSGIVEDPDLSRYIL
- a CDS encoding DUF721 domain-containing protein, whose translation is MNWVKEVLRRYNLAEEFERQRVIALWPAVVGTQIARLTEAVEFRSGRLTVKVSSPSVAQELALLRGNYIARLNERCGEQLVEEIKFVPGRFSAPREVPPVKLPPQARDEARDLFKAISDRKLRRSFERLYLTLRRREESLLAAGGKRCSRCGAVFLGEGDLCPGCRFDPVAGDDRAG
- the hslV gene encoding ATP-dependent protease subunit HslV, yielding MRNLRSTTIIAIRSEAEHRAVIASDGQATLDTTVIKSNTKKVYRLFEDKVLVGFAGATADCLALLDKFEGKLAKYDGRLKRSAVELTKEWRTDRVLRHLEAVLVAASSEGLLMISGAGDVLEPDEGVIGIGSGGPYALAAARAFLSVGGITIVEVARRSLEIAAAIDIYTNERITLEEVSW